A genomic region of Rhipicephalus sanguineus isolate Rsan-2018 chromosome 3, BIME_Rsan_1.4, whole genome shotgun sequence contains the following coding sequences:
- the LOC125757554 gene encoding uncharacterized protein LOC125757554, with protein sequence LEIQRLSLQIEYEKLLQTRMNAERLNGTLSNSGSETGDQRRRCFDSVQQCAKVLKGFRLPSDADVPLWFEEVEKLFATYQVPYESRVHLVIPALTERVRYLLRNLNPEESADYEAVKAAVLTELKLSPAEYLQRFERAVKRKEETWAQFASRVKTYFSYYLQVREADTVEVMTELMVADRIKSGLSTKGREYVRLREGEGWLRPTEIAKVLETFEQAKGKGRASKQPTVEMGQKPATRVEKGAVKCHLCHGSGHFAKECPKPSDKESNPKKATEPKRKVEKVILTHETEIEIPDGVLSAKVKSLKHEGEGTNKLQLIPVSCADVSADAILDTGSEITVIRESLLPRSLVEPSGTVRLVSAFGKTIEARLATLPVKLNSPRVVTQPQSVDLLCALTDELVEGTDCLLTEEDWKLLLKASSPLAPCVLTLDKRAVISSHISDCVFVEQSEICACPTVQNTSSLARETEVCK encoded by the coding sequence cttgaaatccaaaggctcagtctccagattgagtacgaaaagctattgcaaactagaatgaacgcggaacgtctcaatggcacgttgtccaactctgggtcggagacgggtgatcagaggcgacggtgtttcgattctgtccagcaatgtgcaaaagtgctgaaagggtttcgcctgccgagtgacgcggatgtgccattatggtttgaggaagtagaaaaactgtttgctacttaccaagtaccgtatgagagtcgcgtgcatttggttataccagcactaaccgaacgagttcgttacctactgcgtaacctcaaccctgaagagagtgcagattacgaggcagttaaagcagcagtactgacggaactgaagctttctccggcagagtatctgcagaggtttgaacgagcagtaaagcggaaggaagagacgtgggcgcagttcgcgtcccgcgtgaaaacttatttctcatactaccttcaagtgagagaggccgacacggtagaagtgatgaccgaactcatggttgctgaccgtataaaatcgggactaagtaCGAAGGGTCgggagtatgtgagattaagggaaggcgagggatggcttaggccaactgagatcgctaaagtgctcgaaactttcgaacaagcgaaagggaaagggcgtgcttcaaagcaaccaaccgtagaaatggggcagaagccggcgacacgagttgagaaaggggccgtgaaatgccacttatgtcacggctcaggccatttcgctaaagagtgcccgaagCCTAGTGATAAAGAGAGCAACCCCAAAAAGGCTAcggagccaaagcggaaggtcgAAAAGGTAATTTTAACCCACGAGACGGAAATTGAAATACCTGATGGCgtccttagcgcaaaggtgaagtctctgaaacacgagggtgaaggcacaaataaactgcagctaattcctgtatcatgtgcagacGTATCCGCAGATGCAATTTTGGATACAGGGAGTGAGATaactgtcattcgggagagtctgcttccgcgaaGTTTAGTAGAGCCGTCTGGCACggtaagattggtgtctgcttttggtaaaacgatcgaggcaaggctagctacgttgccggtaaaattaaatagcccgcgagtggtgacgcagcctcagagcgtcgacctactctgcgcgttaactgatgagctcgtcgagggcacagattgtttgttgaccgaggaagattggaaacttttgttgaaggccagcagccctctggcaccctg